The following are encoded together in the Phaseolus vulgaris cultivar G19833 chromosome 9, P. vulgaris v2.0, whole genome shotgun sequence genome:
- the LOC137821040 gene encoding NAC domain-containing protein 83-like — MERLNFIKNGVSSLPPGFRFQPTDEELVFQYLKCKIFSCQLPASIIPEINVSKYDPWDLPGNCDDEKERYFFSSKEAKYRNGNRMNRTTNSGYWKATGSDKKVSSSINNGISGLRKTLVFYEGKSPNGSRTEWLMHEYRLLSVETSASKPIQEIGDWVLCRIFIKKRSIESDNNTTPPRQKNAVTNNVEVAEPRFFEFFSVHHNSVPAPIHSSTLSSCSSSNNVEEVSSPNHEQTSD; from the exons ATGGAAAggctaaattttataaaaaatggaGTGAGTAGTTTGCCTCCAGGTTTTCGTTTCCAGCCAACAGATGAAGAACTTGTGTTTCAGTACTTGAAATGTAAGATCTTCTCCTGCCAGTTGCCTGCTTCAATCATTCCTGAGATCAATGTCAGCAAGTATGATCCCTGGGATTTGCCAG GAAATTGTGATGATGAAAAAGAGAGGTACTTTTTCAGCTCCAAGGAGGCCAAGTACCGAAATGGAAATCGTATGAACCGAACCACAAACTCTGGCTATTGGAAGGCAACGGGATCAGACAAAAAGGTTTCATCGTCAATAAATAATGGCATTTCCGGGTTAAGAAAGACTCTTGTATTTTATGAAGGAAAATCTCCAAACGGCTCCAGAACTGAATGGCTCATGCATGAATATCGACTCCTCAGTGTGGAAACTAGTGCTTCCAAACCAATCCAA GAGATAGGGGATTGGGTTCTGTGTCGCATATTCATCAAGAAAAGAAGCATAGAAAGTGATAACAACACTACTCCTCCCAGACAGAAGAATGCAGTGACGAATAATGTTGAGGTGGCTGAGCCAAGATTCTTTGAGTTTTTTAGTGTTCATCACAATTCAGTTCCCGCTCCTATACATTCTTCTACACTCTCATCTTGTTCAAGTTCCAATAACGTTGAAGAGGTCTCTTCTCCTAACCACGAACAAACAAGCGACTAG